In the Kitasatospora terrestris genome, one interval contains:
- the rplR gene encoding 50S ribosomal protein L18 — protein sequence MSVSVKIGKGNAYKSAARKRRAIRVRKRVVGTEVRPRLVVTRSNRHMVAQVIDDAKGHTLASASTLDVSIKGTEGDKTELAKKVGSLVAERAKAAGVESVVFDRAGNRYAGRIAALADAAREAGLDF from the coding sequence ATGAGCGTCTCTGTCAAGATCGGCAAGGGCAACGCCTACAAGAGCGCCGCTCGCAAGCGCCGCGCGATCCGCGTTCGCAAGCGCGTCGTCGGCACCGAGGTGCGTCCGCGCCTCGTCGTGACGCGTTCGAACCGCCACATGGTCGCCCAGGTCATCGACGACGCCAAGGGTCACACCCTGGCGTCGGCGTCCACCCTCGACGTGTCCATCAAGGGCACCGAGGGCGACAAGACCGAGCTGGCCAAGAAGGTCGGAAGCCTGGTCGCCGAGCGTGCCAAGGCCGCCGGCGTCGAGTCGGTCGTCTTCGACCGCGCGGGCAACCGGTACGCCGGCCGCATCGCCGCCCTGGCGGACGCGGCCCGTGAGGCCGGGCTCGACTTCTAA
- the rpsH gene encoding 30S ribosomal protein S8 — MTMTDPIADMLTRLRNANSAYHDSVAMPASKIKAHVAEILQQEGYISSYKVEEPVEGEVGKKLTIELKFGPNRERSIAGIKRISKPGLRVYAKSTNLPKVLGGLGVAIISTSSGLLTDKQAAKKGVGGEVLAYVW; from the coding sequence ATGACCATGACCGACCCCATCGCAGACATGCTCACGCGTCTGCGTAACGCGAACTCGGCGTACCACGACTCCGTGGCGATGCCGGCCAGCAAGATCAAGGCGCACGTCGCCGAGATCCTGCAGCAGGAGGGGTACATCTCCTCCTACAAGGTTGAGGAGCCCGTCGAGGGCGAGGTCGGCAAGAAGCTGACCATCGAGCTCAAGTTCGGCCCCAACCGTGAGCGCTCCATCGCCGGCATCAAGCGCATCAGCAAGCCGGGTCTGCGCGTTTACGCAAAGTCCACCAACCTGCCGAAGGTCCTCGGCGGCCTGGGCGTGGCGATCATCTCCACGTCCTCGGGTCTCCTCACGGACAAGCAGGCCGCCAAGAAGGGCGTAGGCGGAGAAGTTCTCGCCTACGTCTGGTAA
- the rpsQ gene encoding 30S ribosomal protein S17 translates to MTENTNETRGFRKTREGLVVSDKMDKTVVVAVEDRVKHALYGKVIRRTSKLKAHDEQNACGIGDRVLLMETRPLSATKRWRVVEILEKAK, encoded by the coding sequence ATGACTGAGAACACCAACGAGACGCGCGGTTTCCGCAAGACCCGCGAGGGTCTCGTCGTCAGCGACAAGATGGACAAGACCGTCGTCGTCGCCGTCGAGGACCGCGTCAAGCACGCGCTGTACGGCAAGGTCATCCGCCGTACCAGCAAGCTGAAGGCGCACGACGAGCAGAACGCGTGCGGCATCGGCGACCGTGTCCTCCTCATGGAGACCCGGCCGCTGTCCGCGACGAAGCGCTGGCGCGTCGTCGAGATCCTCGAGAAGGCCAAGTAA
- the rpsS gene encoding 30S ribosomal protein S19 — MPRSLKKGPFIDDHLQKKVDVQNEAGTQNVIKTWSRRSVISPAMLGHTIAVHDGRKHVPVFVTESMVGHKLGEFAPTRTFKGHVKEDRKSKRR, encoded by the coding sequence ATGCCGCGCAGTCTCAAGAAGGGCCCCTTCATCGACGACCACCTTCAGAAGAAGGTGGACGTGCAGAACGAGGCGGGCACGCAGAACGTCATCAAGACCTGGTCCCGTCGTTCCGTGATCTCCCCGGCCATGCTGGGCCACACGATCGCGGTCCACGATGGCCGCAAGCACGTCCCGGTGTTCGTCACCGAGTCGATGGTCGGCCACAAGCTCGGCGAGTTCGCTCCCACGCGCACCTTCAAGGGGCACGTGAAGGAAGACCGCAAGTCGAAGCGTCGCTAG
- the rplE gene encoding 50S ribosomal protein L5, giving the protein MSETTVEKVTPRLKERYNSEIKGQLHEQFSYENVMLIPGLVKVVVNMGVGEAARDSKLIEGAIKDLTAITGQKPAVTKARKSIAQFKLREGQPIGAHVTLRGDRMWEFVDRLVSLALPRIRDFRGLSPKQFDGRGNYTFGLTEQVMFHEIDQDKVDRQRGMDITVVTTAQTDDEGRALLRALGFPFKEA; this is encoded by the coding sequence ATGTCTGAGACGACTGTTGAGAAGGTGACCCCCCGTCTCAAGGAGCGTTACAACTCCGAGATCAAGGGTCAGCTGCACGAGCAGTTCTCGTACGAGAACGTCATGCTGATCCCCGGCCTGGTCAAGGTCGTGGTCAACATGGGTGTCGGCGAGGCCGCCCGTGACAGCAAGCTGATCGAGGGTGCCATCAAGGACCTGACCGCGATCACCGGTCAGAAGCCGGCCGTCACCAAGGCCCGCAAGTCCATCGCGCAGTTCAAGCTGCGCGAGGGCCAGCCGATCGGTGCCCACGTCACCCTCCGTGGTGACCGCATGTGGGAGTTCGTGGACCGTCTGGTGTCGCTGGCCCTGCCGCGTATCCGTGACTTCCGCGGCCTCTCGCCGAAGCAGTTCGACGGCCGTGGCAACTACACCTTCGGTCTCACCGAGCAGGTCATGTTCCACGAGATCGACCAGGACAAGGTCGACCGTCAGCGCGGTATGGACATCACCGTCGTGACCACCGCTCAGACCGACGATGAGGGCCGGGCGCTGCTGCGCGCTCTGGGCTTCCCGTTCAAGGAGGCGTGA
- the rplB gene encoding 50S ribosomal protein L2, giving the protein MGIRKYKPTTPGRRGSSVADFVEITRSTPEKSLVRPLHSKGGRNNAGRVTARHQGGGHKRAYRVIDFRRHDKDGVPAKVAHIEYDPNRTARIALLHYADGEKRYIIAPRGITQGDRIENGAGADIKPGNNLPLRNIPVGTTIHAVELRPGGGAKLARSAGSGIQLLAREGKMAHLRMPSGEIRLVDARCRATVGEVGNAEQSNINWGKAGRMRWKGVRPTVRGVAMNPIDHPHGGGEGKTSGGRHPVSPWGKPEGRTRRPNKASDKLIVRRRKTNKKR; this is encoded by the coding sequence ATGGGTATCCGCAAGTACAAGCCGACTACGCCGGGCCGCCGTGGCTCCAGCGTGGCCGACTTCGTCGAAATCACGCGGTCCACGCCGGAGAAGTCGCTGGTTCGCCCCCTGCACAGCAAGGGCGGCCGTAACAACGCCGGTCGTGTCACTGCTCGCCACCAGGGTGGCGGTCACAAGCGCGCCTACCGCGTGATCGACTTCCGTCGTCACGACAAGGACGGCGTGCCGGCCAAGGTCGCGCACATCGAGTACGACCCGAACCGCACCGCGCGCATCGCGCTCCTGCACTACGCGGACGGCGAGAAGCGCTACATCATCGCCCCGCGCGGCATCACCCAGGGTGACCGGATCGAGAACGGCGCTGGCGCCGACATCAAGCCGGGCAACAACCTGCCGCTGCGCAACATCCCGGTCGGTACCACCATCCACGCGGTGGAGCTCCGTCCCGGCGGTGGCGCCAAGCTGGCCCGCTCCGCGGGTTCCGGCATTCAGCTGCTGGCTCGTGAGGGCAAGATGGCGCACCTGCGCATGCCCTCCGGTGAGATCCGCCTGGTGGACGCGCGCTGCCGCGCGACCGTCGGCGAGGTCGGCAACGCCGAGCAGTCGAACATCAACTGGGGCAAGGCCGGCCGTATGCGCTGGAAGGGCGTCCGCCCGACCGTGCGTGGTGTGGCCATGAACCCGATCGACCACCCGCACGGTGGTGGTGAGGGTAAGACCTCCGGTGGTCGCCACCCGGTCTCGCCGTGGGGCAAGCCCGAGGGCCGCACCCGTCGCCCGAACAAGGCGTCGGACAAGCTCATCGTGCGCCGCCGCAAGACCAACAAGAAGCGCTAG
- the rpsC gene encoding 30S ribosomal protein S3 yields MGQKVNPHGFRLGISTDFKSRWYADKLYKDYVKEDVAIRRLMTKGMERAGISKVEIERTRDRVRVDIHTARPGIVIGRRGAEADKIRGNLEKLTGKQVQLNILEVKNPELDAQLVAQGVAEQLSSRVSFRRAMRKSMQSTMKAGAKGIKVQCSGRLGGAEMSRSEFYREGRVPLHTLRANVDYGFFEAKTTFGRIGVKVWIYKGDVKNIAEVRAENAAARSGNRPARPEGGRPARGGERRGGERGGRGRRPAAAEAPAAPAVEAPAAENTGTEA; encoded by the coding sequence ATGGGCCAGAAGGTTAACCCGCACGGGTTCCGCCTCGGCATCAGCACGGACTTCAAGTCCCGCTGGTACGCCGACAAGCTGTACAAGGACTACGTCAAGGAAGACGTCGCCATCCGGCGTCTCATGACGAAGGGCATGGAGCGCGCCGGCATCTCCAAGGTCGAGATCGAGCGCACCCGTGACCGCGTCCGCGTGGACATCCACACCGCCCGCCCGGGCATCGTGATCGGCCGCCGTGGTGCGGAGGCCGACAAGATCCGCGGCAACCTCGAGAAGCTGACCGGCAAGCAGGTCCAGCTGAACATCCTCGAGGTCAAGAACCCCGAGCTGGACGCCCAGCTCGTGGCTCAGGGTGTTGCTGAGCAGCTGTCCTCCCGCGTCTCCTTCCGTCGCGCCATGCGCAAGAGCATGCAGTCGACGATGAAGGCCGGTGCCAAGGGCATCAAGGTTCAGTGCTCCGGTCGTCTCGGCGGCGCCGAGATGAGCCGTTCGGAGTTCTACCGCGAGGGCCGTGTGCCGCTGCACACCCTGCGCGCGAACGTCGACTACGGCTTCTTCGAGGCCAAGACCACCTTCGGCCGCATCGGCGTGAAGGTCTGGATCTACAAGGGCGACGTCAAGAACATCGCCGAGGTCCGCGCTGAGAACGCCGCTGCCCGCTCGGGCAACCGCCCGGCCCGTCCCGAGGGTGGTCGTCCCGCCCGCGGTGGCGAGCGCCGCGGTGGCGAGCGCGGTGGCCGTGGCCGCCGTCCCGCCGCTGCCGAGGCCCCCGCGGCCCCGGCCGTCGAGGCGCCGGCTGCTGAGAACACCGGAACGGAGGCCTGA
- the rpmD gene encoding 50S ribosomal protein L30: MARLKVTQTKSYIGSKQNHRDTLRSLGLKRLNDTVVKEDRPEIRGMVHTVRHLVTVEEVD; encoded by the coding sequence ATGGCTCGCCTGAAGGTCACCCAGACCAAGTCGTACATCGGTAGCAAGCAGAACCACCGTGACACCCTCCGTTCGCTCGGCCTCAAGCGGCTGAACGACACCGTGGTGAAGGAGGACCGCCCGGAGATCCGCGGCATGGTCCACACCGTTCGTCACCTCGTCACGGTCGAGGAGGTGGACTGA
- the rplX gene encoding 50S ribosomal protein L24 encodes MKIKKGDLVQVITGKDKGKQGKVIQAIPAENKVLVEGVNRVKKHTKPGPGTQGGIVTVEAPVHVSNVQLVVEKDGKKVVTRVGYRFDDQGNKIRVAKRTGEDI; translated from the coding sequence ATGAAGATCAAGAAGGGTGACCTGGTCCAGGTCATCACCGGCAAGGACAAGGGCAAGCAGGGCAAGGTCATCCAGGCCATCCCCGCTGAGAACAAGGTCCTCGTCGAGGGTGTCAACCGGGTCAAGAAGCACACCAAGCCGGGCCCCGGCACCCAGGGTGGCATCGTGACCGTCGAGGCCCCGGTGCACGTCTCCAACGTCCAGCTGGTCGTGGAGAAGGACGGCAAGAAGGTCGTCACCCGGGTCGGCTACCGCTTTGACGACCAGGGCAACAAGATCCGCGTTGCCAAGCGGACCGGTGAGGACATCTGA
- the rplO gene encoding 50S ribosomal protein L15, translating to MGDNPIKIHNLRPAPGAKTEKIRVGRGEGSKGKTAGRGTKGTKARYQVPERFQGGAMPLHMRLPKLKGFKNPAHKQFQVVNLDKLAELYPNGGEVTVADLVAKGAVRKNELVKVLGQGEVSVALQVTVDAVSGSAAEKIAAAGGSVTELL from the coding sequence ATGGGCGACAACCCGATCAAGATCCACAACCTGCGCCCGGCCCCCGGCGCCAAGACCGAGAAGATCCGCGTCGGTCGTGGTGAGGGTTCCAAGGGTAAGACCGCAGGTCGTGGTACCAAGGGCACCAAGGCCCGTTACCAGGTTCCGGAGCGCTTCCAGGGTGGCGCCATGCCGCTCCACATGCGCCTCCCGAAGCTGAAGGGCTTCAAGAACCCGGCCCACAAGCAGTTCCAGGTCGTGAACCTGGACAAGCTGGCCGAGCTCTACCCGAACGGTGGCGAGGTCACCGTGGCCGACCTGGTCGCCAAGGGCGCCGTTCGCAAGAACGAGCTCGTCAAGGTGCTGGGCCAGGGCGAGGTCTCCGTGGCGCTGCAGGTGACGGTCGACGCCGTCTCCGGCTCCGCCGCCGAGAAGATCGCCGCAGCCGGCGGCTCGGTCACCGAGCTGCTCTGA
- the rpmC gene encoding 50S ribosomal protein L29: protein MSAATKAAELRQLDNEGLVAKLREAKEELFNLRFQAATGQLDNHGRLRLVRKDIARIYTLMRERELGIETVENA, encoded by the coding sequence ATGTCGGCCGCTACCAAGGCTGCTGAGCTTCGCCAGCTGGACAACGAGGGTCTCGTTGCCAAGCTGCGTGAGGCCAAGGAGGAGCTGTTCAACCTCCGCTTCCAGGCGGCGACCGGGCAGCTCGACAACCACGGCCGGCTCCGGCTGGTCCGTAAGGACATCGCGCGGATCTACACCCTGATGCGCGAGCGCGAGCTGGGCATCGAGACGGTGGAGAACGCCTGA
- the rplV gene encoding 50S ribosomal protein L22, which produces MEARAQARYIRVTPMKARRVVDLIRGLNATEAQAVLRFAPQAATVPVGKVLDSAIANAAHNYNHSDVNSLYISEAYVDEGPTLKRFRPRAQGRAYRIRKRTSHITVVVSSKEGTR; this is translated from the coding sequence ATGGAAGCCAGGGCCCAGGCGCGGTACATCCGCGTCACGCCCATGAAGGCCCGCCGCGTGGTGGACCTCATCCGTGGCCTCAACGCCACGGAGGCCCAGGCCGTCCTGCGTTTCGCTCCGCAGGCCGCCACCGTGCCGGTCGGCAAGGTGCTCGACAGCGCCATTGCCAACGCCGCGCACAACTACAACCACAGCGACGTGAACAGCCTCTACATCTCCGAGGCCTACGTCGACGAGGGTCCGACCCTGAAGCGGTTCCGTCCGCGCGCCCAGGGCCGCGCCTACCGGATCCGCAAGCGGACCAGCCACATCACCGTGGTCGTCAGCAGCAAGGAAGGGACCCGGTAA
- the rplN gene encoding 50S ribosomal protein L14, protein MIQQESRLRVADNTGAKEILCIRVLGGSGRRYAGIGDVIVATVKDAIPGGSVKKGDVVKCVVVRTVKSRRRPDGSYIRFDENAAVVIKNADGDPRGTRIFGPVGRELRDKKFMKIISLAPEVL, encoded by the coding sequence GTGATCCAGCAGGAGTCGCGACTGCGTGTCGCCGACAACACGGGTGCCAAGGAGATTCTCTGCATCCGCGTTCTCGGCGGCTCCGGTCGTCGCTACGCCGGTATCGGGGACGTCATCGTCGCGACCGTCAAGGACGCGATCCCCGGTGGTTCGGTGAAGAAGGGTGACGTCGTCAAGTGCGTCGTCGTCCGCACCGTCAAGTCGCGTCGTCGTCCGGATGGCTCGTACATCCGCTTCGACGAGAACGCCGCCGTCGTCATCAAGAACGCTGATGGCGACCCCCGCGGTACCCGCATCTTCGGCCCGGTGGGCCGCGAGCTGCGCGACAAGAAGTTCATGAAGATCATCTCGCTTGCGCCGGAGGTGCTCTAA
- the rplW gene encoding 50S ribosomal protein L23, with protein sequence MAAEITSKTYSDPRDVLIKPVISEKSYSLLDENKYTFVVAPGANKTQIKQAVEAVFSVKVEAVNTLNRQGKRKRSKTGFGKRKDTKRAIVTLAEGNRIDIFGGPVSA encoded by the coding sequence ATGGCTGCAGAGATCACGAGCAAGACGTACTCGGACCCCCGTGACGTCCTGATCAAGCCGGTCATCTCGGAGAAGAGCTACTCGCTCCTCGACGAGAACAAGTACACGTTCGTCGTGGCTCCCGGTGCCAACAAGACCCAGATCAAGCAGGCCGTCGAGGCGGTCTTCTCGGTCAAGGTCGAGGCCGTCAACACGCTGAACCGTCAGGGCAAGCGCAAGCGCTCCAAGACGGGTTTCGGTAAGCGCAAGGACACCAAGCGCGCCATCGTGACGCTGGCCGAGGGCAACCGCATCGACATCTTCGGTGGTCCGGTCTCCGCCTGA
- the rplF gene encoding 50S ribosomal protein L6, whose translation MSRIGRLPISVPAGVDVTIDGREVSVKGPKGTLTHVVAAPIEVGKGEDGTLLVSRPNDERQSKALHGLTRTLVANMITGVTAGYRKSLEISGVGYRVTAKGSDMEFALGYSHPILVPAPEGISFVVESPTKFHVDGIDKQKVGEVAAKIRKLRKPDPYKAKGVKYAGEVIRRKVGKSGK comes from the coding sequence ATGTCTCGCATTGGACGGCTGCCCATCTCGGTTCCCGCCGGCGTGGACGTCACCATCGATGGCCGCGAGGTGTCGGTGAAGGGCCCCAAGGGCACCCTCACCCACGTCGTTGCCGCGCCGATCGAGGTCGGCAAGGGCGAGGACGGCACCCTGCTCGTCTCCCGCCCCAACGACGAGCGGCAGTCGAAGGCCCTGCACGGCCTGACCCGCACGCTGGTGGCGAACATGATCACCGGCGTGACCGCGGGCTACCGCAAGTCGCTGGAGATCAGCGGTGTTGGTTACCGAGTCACGGCGAAGGGCTCCGACATGGAGTTCGCGCTGGGCTACAGCCACCCGATCCTGGTCCCCGCGCCGGAGGGCATCTCCTTCGTCGTCGAGTCGCCGACCAAGTTCCACGTGGACGGCATCGACAAGCAGAAGGTCGGCGAGGTCGCCGCTAAGATCCGCAAGCTGCGCAAGCCCGACCCGTACAAGGCCAAGGGCGTCAAGTACGCGGGCGAGGTCATCCGCCGCAAGGTCGGAAAGAGTGGTAAGTAA
- the rplD gene encoding 50S ribosomal protein L4, whose translation MSTIDILSPSGDKAGSLELPAEIFDAKVSVPLMHQVVVAQLAAARQGTHKVKSRGEVRGGGRKPYRQKGTGRARQGSTRAPQFVGGGVVHGPVPRDYSQRTPKKMIAAALRSALTDRARHNRIHVVTGVTATEAPSTKAAKALFAKISERKSLLLVVEREDELGLLSARNLAHVHILDAGQLNTYDVLVSDDVVFTQAAFERFVAGPAASAKAVAAEGELEGSAA comes from the coding sequence ATGAGCACCATTGACATCCTGTCGCCCTCGGGCGACAAGGCCGGCAGCCTCGAGCTGCCCGCGGAGATCTTCGACGCCAAGGTCAGCGTTCCGCTGATGCACCAGGTCGTCGTGGCTCAGCTGGCCGCGGCCCGTCAGGGCACGCACAAGGTCAAGTCCCGCGGCGAGGTCCGAGGCGGCGGCCGCAAGCCGTACCGCCAGAAGGGCACCGGCCGCGCCCGTCAGGGCTCGACCCGCGCGCCGCAGTTCGTCGGCGGTGGCGTCGTGCACGGCCCCGTGCCGCGCGACTACTCGCAGCGGACCCCGAAGAAGATGATCGCCGCCGCCCTGCGCAGCGCGCTCACCGACCGGGCCCGCCACAACCGCATCCACGTCGTCACCGGCGTGACCGCGACCGAGGCGCCGTCGACCAAGGCCGCCAAGGCCCTGTTCGCCAAGATCTCCGAGCGCAAGAGCCTCCTCCTGGTGGTCGAGCGCGAGGACGAGCTGGGTCTGCTGTCCGCTCGCAACCTGGCGCACGTGCACATCCTGGACGCGGGCCAGCTGAACACCTACGACGTGCTCGTCTCCGACGATGTGGTCTTCACTCAGGCCGCCTTCGAGCGTTTCGTGGCCGGTCCGGCCGCGTCCGCCAAGGCCGTTGCCGCTGAGGGCGAGCTCGAAGGGAGCGCCGCCTGA
- the rpsJ gene encoding 30S ribosomal protein S10, with protein sequence MAGQKIRIRLKAYDHEVIDSSAKKIVETVIRTGAQVAGPVPLPTEKNVYCVIRSPHKYKDSREHFEMRTHKRLIDILDPTPKTVDSLMRLDLPAGVDIEIKL encoded by the coding sequence ATGGCGGGACAGAAGATCCGCATCCGGCTCAAGGCCTACGACCACGAGGTCATCGACTCCTCGGCGAAGAAGATCGTCGAGACGGTGATCCGTACTGGTGCGCAGGTCGCGGGCCCGGTGCCGCTGCCCACTGAGAAGAACGTGTACTGCGTCATCCGCTCGCCGCACAAGTACAAGGACTCGCGCGAGCACTTCGAGATGCGTACTCACAAGCGTCTGATCGACATCCTCGACCCCACGCCGAAGACGGTTGACTCGCTGATGCGTCTCGACCTGCCGGCGGGCGTCGACATCGAGATCAAGCTCTGA
- a CDS encoding type Z 30S ribosomal protein S14 gives MAKKALIAKSERKPKFGVRAYTRCQRCGRPHSVYRKFGLCRVCLREMAHRGELPGVTKSSW, from the coding sequence ATGGCGAAGAAGGCCCTTATCGCTAAGTCCGAGCGCAAGCCGAAGTTCGGCGTCCGGGCGTACACCCGGTGCCAGCGCTGCGGCCGTCCGCACTCGGTGTACCGCAAGTTCGGCCTGTGCCGTGTGTGCCTCCGTGAGATGGCGCACCGCGGCGAGCTGCCGGGCGTGACCAAGAGCTCCTGGTAA
- the rplC gene encoding 50S ribosomal protein L3, whose translation MAKQIKGILGEKLGMTQVWDENNRVVPVTVVKAGPNVVTQVHTADSPAGYDAVQIGFGEIDPRKVNKPLQGHFAKAGVTPRRHLVELRTSDASEYTLGQEITAELFEAGVKVDVTGTSKGKGFAGVMKRHNFRGLGAGHGVQRKHRSPGSIGGCATPGRVFKGMKMAGRMGHERVTTQNLTIHAVDAEKGLLLIKGAIPGPNGGLVLVRTAAKGL comes from the coding sequence ATGGCTAAGCAGATTAAGGGCATCCTGGGCGAGAAGCTCGGCATGACCCAGGTCTGGGACGAGAACAACCGGGTCGTCCCGGTGACCGTCGTCAAGGCTGGGCCCAATGTCGTGACCCAGGTCCACACCGCCGACAGCCCGGCCGGCTACGACGCCGTCCAGATCGGCTTCGGCGAGATCGACCCCCGCAAGGTGAACAAGCCCCTCCAGGGCCACTTCGCCAAGGCCGGTGTCACCCCCCGCCGCCACCTGGTCGAGCTCCGTACCTCGGACGCGTCCGAGTACACCCTGGGCCAGGAGATCACCGCCGAGCTGTTCGAGGCGGGTGTCAAGGTCGACGTGACCGGCACCTCCAAGGGCAAGGGCTTCGCCGGTGTCATGAAGCGCCACAACTTCCGGGGCCTCGGCGCCGGTCACGGCGTGCAGCGCAAGCACCGTTCGCCCGGCTCGATCGGTGGCTGCGCCACCCCGGGTCGCGTGTTCAAGGGCATGAAGATGGCCGGCCGGATGGGCCACGAGCGCGTGACCACCCAGAACCTGACCATCCACGCCGTTGACGCGGAGAAGGGGCTGCTCCTCATCAAGGGCGCAATCCCGGGCCCGAATGGCGGCCTCGTCCTCGTCCGCACCGCGGCGAAGGGGCTGTGA
- the rplP gene encoding 50S ribosomal protein L16: MLIPRRVKHRKQHHPKRRGASKGGTELAFGQFGIQAVTPAYVTNRQIESARIAITRHIRRGGKVWINIYPDRPLTKKPAETRMGSGKGSPEWWIANVHPGRVMFELSYPNEKIAREALTRAAHKLPMKCRIVRREDGES, from the coding sequence ATGCTGATCCCCCGTCGGGTCAAGCACCGCAAGCAGCACCACCCGAAGCGCCGCGGCGCCTCGAAGGGTGGCACCGAGCTGGCGTTCGGCCAGTTCGGCATCCAGGCCGTGACCCCGGCCTACGTGACGAACCGTCAGATCGAGTCCGCTCGTATCGCGATCACCCGTCACATCCGTCGTGGCGGCAAGGTCTGGATCAACATCTACCCGGACCGCCCGCTGACCAAGAAGCCGGCCGAGACCCGCATGGGTTCCGGTAAGGGTTCGCCGGAGTGGTGGATCGCGAACGTGCACCCGGGTCGGGTCATGTTCGAACTGTCGTACCCGAACGAGAAGATTGCCCGCGAGGCGCTCACGCGTGCCGCGCACAAGCTTCCGATGAAGTGCCGGATCGTTCGGCGCGAGGACGGTGAGAGCTGA
- the rpsE gene encoding 30S ribosomal protein S5 has protein sequence MAGPQRRGSGAGGGTGGERRDRKRDERGGAPVAEKTAYVERVVAINRVAKVVKGGRRFSFTALVVVGDGDGTVGVGYGKAKEVPAAIAKGVEEAKKNFFKVPRIQGTIPHPIQGEKAAGVVLLKPASPGTGVIAGGPVRAVLECAGVHDILSKSLGSDNAINIVHATVAALKGLVRPEEIAARRGLPLEDVAPAALLRARAAGVSA, from the coding sequence ATGGCTGGACCCCAGCGCCGCGGTAGCGGCGCCGGCGGCGGCACGGGTGGCGAGCGGCGCGACCGTAAGCGCGACGAGCGGGGCGGCGCCCCGGTCGCCGAGAAGACCGCTTACGTCGAGCGCGTTGTCGCCATCAACCGTGTGGCCAAGGTTGTCAAGGGTGGTCGTCGTTTCAGCTTCACCGCGCTGGTCGTGGTGGGCGACGGTGACGGCACCGTGGGTGTCGGTTACGGGAAGGCGAAGGAGGTTCCGGCCGCCATCGCCAAGGGCGTTGAGGAGGCCAAGAAGAACTTCTTCAAGGTTCCCCGTATCCAGGGCACCATCCCGCACCCGATCCAGGGCGAGAAGGCCGCTGGCGTCGTGCTCCTGAAGCCGGCTTCCCCCGGTACCGGTGTTATCGCCGGTGGCCCGGTGCGTGCCGTCCTGGAGTGCGCCGGCGTTCACGACATCCTGTCGAAGTCGCTCGGCTCGGACAACGCGATCAACATCGTGCACGCCACCGTGGCCGCTCTGAAGGGTCTCGTGCGCCCCGAGGAGATCGCTGCCCGTCGTGGCCTGCCCCTGGAGGACGTGGCCCCGGCCGCGCTGCTCCGGGCCCGTGCGGCTGGGGTGAGCGCCTGA